GCATGGGCCTTGACTTGTCTGACAAAGAAGTATGAGTGGCACAAGCTACACAGGGAACATACATGacttttccccttcttcttcctcaggCTTGTTGGAGTGCTGTGCAAGATGTCTTGTAGGGGCCCCCTTTGCTTCCTTGGTGGCCACTGGATTGTGTTTCTTTGGGGTGGCACTGTTCTGTGGCTGTGGACATGAAGCACTCACTGGCACAGAAAAGCTAATTGAGACCTATTTCTCCAAAAACTACCAGGACTATGAGTATCTCATCAATGTGTAAGTACCTGTCCTACATGaacccttctctctttctgtctctccctggagACATATAGGACTCATCAGTACCTTAATGATTAGTAGGAGATTAGTGTGGAGCCAGACAGGATTTCTGAGTCTTCCTTCTGTTTGCAGATTTCACCTATGCCTCATCTAAGGTCCTAAATGGGGGGAAGTGCCAAATTCAGAAATGGGAGGGTTGTCTGCTGGCCAGTCCACTTCTCATTGCCCCTTCACCCCCACCGCACTTGCTTTGTCCCACATGTTCTAACTTCTGCCCATAGGGTTAACATTGACTCAGTTGGAGCCTCTACAGTGATAGGTATGGAGAACTCAGGGAAGGTCCAATGACTGGACAGATTGGGGCTGCTGCTCTTGGTTTGATATACCATTTGATTCTGCTCAGGCCCCCGTACTAAGACTTTCCTGTTCCTAGAGCATATTAGGCCCCTGTTCCTTCATCCATCCTCCTCCTGGTCTAGTTCGTCTCTTCTTTCTCCTACTGAAGGAATATCTCTGAAGGGTCAGGCCAAGGAGAATACAGTCCTAGTTCTTCAGGTCACAGGGTAAGCAAGGGGTGGGTGGAGGAGTATGTGCTATTGGCCacactctttgtctttctttactTCAATAAAGATAAGGTGGAGAGGTTGAGGAGGAACCTAGTGATTTTCCTAAAGAATCCCTAGCCTTGTTTAGGTGCCCACTCAAGTGTCCACCTCACTTTTGCAAGAAGGGCCCTAACTGAGTCTTCAATAAGATTTCCTGATATATTTTGTCTATATGTTAATGCAGGATCCATGCCTTCCAGTATGTCATCTATGGAactgcctctttcttcttcctttatggGGCCCTCCTGCTGGCTGAGGGCTTCTACACCACCGGTGCAGTCAGGCAGATCTTTGGCGACTACAAGACCACCATCTGCGGCAAGGGCCTGAGCGCAACGGTAACAGGGGGCCAGAAGGGGAGGGGTTCCAGAGGCCAACATCAAGCTCATTCTTTGGAGCGGGTGTGTCATTGTTTGGGAAAATGGCTAGGACATCCCGACAAGGTGATCATCCTCAGGATTTTGTGGCAATAACAAGGGGTGGGGGACAATTGGGCGTGAGTCTGTGGCCTCATCCCCACCTAAGGCTGAGCCCTCTCTAGGGGCTTGGCTTTTGAGTGAGGAAGTGATGGCTACAGCCGAACGAGAAGGTCAGGAAGAACGTGGTGCCCAGCTGGCTTAGCTTCAACTTTCAAAAGTTCCCTAGAAaatttcatccaaaaaaaaaaaaaaaaaagaaaaaagaaagaaagaaagaaaaagcatgagttTTGTGGACACTTCATACAATCAGACAATTTCTAAGACATCTGTTGGTATTCCTTTACTCTCCTCTTAGCGGGGACCACAACAAGATTAGATATGACTGCCTAACAGTCTAAGATGCTACTCATGGGATTGAGATACAGGTGCTTGATCTGAGAGAGAGGGTGgatcatggaaaaaaataattgactcCAAGGAGGAATTCACAATATTCTGGGATTTTACTCTGTTGGAGGTCCCAGAGGGAACTAGCATAGATCTGCATTTTTAATGCTTCATCTTTGTCTGAGGACTATCCATGCTTCTACTGAGATACACATTGGTTTTCCATCTCTAGAGTTAAGATCCTTTGGGGGTTGACTATCTATGGATTATAGTGATGTCTTCTGTGGCCAGCAGTTGGCTTAGAAAGGTTTTTGTATCTGATATTTAAATCTCCTATTGGCTTTGCTCAATGACTAGGGATCAAAAGTCCTATGACGAGGAACATTTTCTAAGCTCAGCCTAAGGTTTGAGAAATGGCACGACTTTCTTTCAGgatctgttttgatttctttacACCTTATCTGCCAAAAAATCTCCTGAAGCCTCTCTAACCCAGGGATCCTCCTCACTCCAAcccccacccatttcccccaccctccaacaCACTTGGGGCCGGTTCTCTAGTAGATACTGCCAATGACAGTTGGCAGAGGTGCCCTGCTTACTAATTTCATTTGGTGGAGATCTCTGGAATCTGCTTTCATATCTGGCACATGCCATTCCAGGATCTCCTAGTTTGTGTTTCAACATCTCCAGGCTGATGCTGATTTCTAACCACCCCATTTCAATTGTTTTAGTTTGTGGGCATCACCTATGCCCTGACCGTTGTGTGGCTCCTGGTGTTTGCCTGCTCTGCTGTGCCTGTGTACATTTACTTCAACACCTGGACCACCTGCCAATCTATTGCCTTCCCCAGCAAGACCTCTGCCAGTATaggcagtctctgtgctgatgccaGAATGTATGGTAAGTTAGGATATGGGTGCTTTGTCTTCCTACCCCCTGTGAAAGCACTATATATTTTGTCCTTTACTTAGAATAATGAGGATGGTAATTATAGGGGAAAATACTATGGATGCCTGGCTCTTAGTTTTTTAATCCTTCTCCACTGAAATTGTAGAGACTTCTTCCCTTGAAAGGGAACTTCTTTTGGAAGTGGTGGGAATTTTCTTGGCTGTTCACACTGCTCTAGCCTGGTTGACTGTTGTTCCCAACCCAGAAGCAGCACATTTCAAAGACAAAGACCAGATTACACAACTGTTCAGTAccaccttcttcctcttctcctccctcccccccacctcctcctccatctcctccccctcctccttcaccttcttcttcttctttggcaaatctttacaaaaaaaaagggattGTGATTGTTAGTAGGACCCAACTGTTCAGCCAGAATGATTAAGGATAGAAGAAGGGCCCTGAAAGAAAATCTTCATGGAGCCCCACAACTCCACAACTCACCCTGGTTGCCTTGTGTGTCTTATTCAGGTGTTCTACCATGGAATGCTTTCCCTGGCAAGGTGTGTGGCTCCAACCTTCTGTCCATCTGCAAAACAGCTGAGGTGAGTGGGCCATTTGAGTTATTTTACAATGGAATTGGCTAGTACCATACAAATTTCTACACAAGGCcttcaattttaaaaaccacaactTCTCTTTGCTGGATTTTGAGTGTAGCTGTTAAAACATCTATTTTCCCTAGAGCTGCATAGAAAGCTTTCCATTCCAAGACTTACTTCCTTAAAGGAGAAATTTGTAGCTTTAGGAAAAGATAGAGCTTACTGACGAAACCcccaaatgaaaaattttattcttttagttaaAAACCTTATCAAGAAAATGATTTGTGCATAGAGACACTCATAGGTTTTACAAAACACTTTCATTTGGAATCTTTCCATCTGTAatgagaagtaaaaacaaaaagtacatttGAAAGGGAAAACACTGTATTGGGAATGGATATCATATACAAATGAGGCAGGGGAATGAAAGTAAATCTTGAGGAAGATGGCAgtaactttaaaagttaaaaactttgtGACTTTAAATTTTGGAATCCTGGATATAACTGTCGGGAACCagttgattaaaatattttatgagtatTCCGTGCTCTGGATGCTATGTGACTAGGTGTTGTGATGTATATTAAAGAACAGGAgacctgggacacctgggtggctcagtcggttgagtgtctgacttcggctcaggtcatgatctcacagctcgtgagttccagccccgcatcgggctctgtgctgacagctcagagcctgaagcctgcttcagattctgtgtctccctctctctctacccctcccctgctcacactctgtctctgtctctctctctctcaaaaataaataaatgttaaaaattaaaaaagaggggcgcctgggtggcgcagtcggttaagcgtccgacttcagccaggtcgcgatctcgcggtccgtgagttcgagccccgcgtcaggctctgggctgatggctcagagcctggagcctgtttccgattctgtgtctccctctctctctgcccctcccccgttcatgctctgtctctcgctgtcccaaaaataaataaacgttgaaaaaaaaaaaaaaaagaacaggaggcCTATACTGAAAGAGGTGGCAATTTAGTTATAGATGCAGAATTAGCACAAAGATGTTAACATATTTAGAAAGCTGCATTCATGATTTACAGAACATATTTTTGCGGTTGCAAGAAACTTTTCTCCCTTTTGCATTTTCTTGCAGTTCCAAATGACCTTCCACCTGTTTATTGCTGCATTTGTGGGAGCTGCAGCCACACTGGTTTCCCTGGTGAGTTGTCTGAATGATCTAAGCAAATAAATGGTCCTGGGATAGCTTGGGTACAGCCATGCTGAAAGGCAAAAAGATAGATTCCTAACCTTGAAATGCTGTAGAGAAGCTCCtgggaagagacaaaaaaaggtATAGACTATGAACTTCTACTTTGGGTTACCAAAGTGGAAAAACTTCAGAAATTAGACAGGAACAAGCAAAGTGGTGTGAGGAAATAAGGTAAGAGATTAATAGTCAGAAATGATATTTAGCATTTACAGAGCATGTAATATTGCCAAGTACTTTGCAATCATAAATTGCAGTTAATTCTCAACACACCCTGGTCAGATGAGTGACAAGAACATTGATACATTACTAAACATGATTTTCCAAAGCCTGGAATTCAATATGCTGTAAATATGAATCCACCTTGGGCACTCTCCAAAGGATTTAGGTACTCTCCTAAAAATACTGGGAGGACCTTCTAACATTATTAAAACTGTTATTACTATAATGTGATTCTATGCCCCAGGTTCTGCTGATGGTGTTACAGTGCAGTGTCAATGGAGTGCATTCATTGTTCAGATCAAAAACC
The DNA window shown above is from Lynx canadensis isolate LIC74 chromosome X, mLynCan4.pri.v2, whole genome shotgun sequence and carries:
- the PLP1 gene encoding myelin proteolipid protein isoform X1, which translates into the protein MGLLECCARCLVGAPFASLVATGLCFFGVALFCGCGHEALTGTEKLIETYFSKNYQDYEYLINVIHAFQYVIYGTASFFFLYGALLLAEGFYTTGAVRQIFGDYKTTICGKGLSATVTGGQKGRGSRGQHQAHSLERVCHCLGKWLGHPDKFVGITYALTVVWLLVFACSAVPVYIYFNTWTTCQSIAFPSKTSASIGSLCADARMYGVLPWNAFPGKVCGSNLLSICKTAEFQMTFHLFIAAFVGAAATLVSLLTFMIAATYNFAVLKLMGRGTKF
- the PLP1 gene encoding myelin proteolipid protein isoform X2, encoding MGLLECCARCLVGAPFASLVATGLCFFGVALFCGCGHEALTGTEKLIETYFSKNYQDYEYLINVIHAFQYVIYGTASFFFLYGALLLAEGFYTTGAVRQIFGDYKTTICGKGLSATFVGITYALTVVWLLVFACSAVPVYIYFNTWTTCQSIAFPSKTSASIGSLCADARMYGVLPWNAFPGKVCGSNLLSICKTAEFQMTFHLFIAAFVGAAATLVSLLTFMIAATYNFAVLKLMGRGTKF